A window of the Dermatophagoides farinae isolate YC_2012a chromosome 2, ASM2471394v1, whole genome shotgun sequence genome harbors these coding sequences:
- the LOC124491681 gene encoding uncharacterized protein LOC124491681 codes for MRLKMETSGNGKMPKTPGIASGTSTTTQQQNGSAAAAAASTGSGGLVGSTIGNRTGGTGSIGGGGGGVHHQNGSSAKHRTSKISTTGIGGPSVMGGPATPSSSTSSSLPTPGASSTAASWPQFRFATTLPLRILVLKDLVGAIIGRGGGTIRQITQETHARVDVHRKESSSANENIIMIYGNPDNCSQACRRILEVMQQEAKSLNRPDEIQLKILASNNLIGRIIGKGGNTIRRIMQQTDTKITINSANLASQYQLERIISISGQLESMCKAEVMISQKLRQCFESDCMQYQQSLMYHHPTGFHHSSLPPSSLLTPGQSATTGPLGIPYSLGPGSHPQQQPQPMSYPPLGASPTCTNIPPSALIGRSSAVMGSSSVTSPTTSATGPVPGGSQPHQLPSSSTQGPAATTAFYNPYNFAPFMYSPHGPQSSFGAPTAPFIGAGSGTQNVPSPYMSTYLYSSMLPNLDNVKETVTIYIPNSVVGAIIGRGGSTIREMMNNSGAVIKVAQMNEEDTSSSTAIESSSSAISKPLERRVTIYGNAFSQNQAQFFVFQKVYTELSNQLSMTASPATICPYGDPAILKVEIMVPTNQVRRIIGKGGSVITELQRTSGATIKLSKESRSDSTTSSTSSSSQPTITTTATTTVKSSVTSPEEPSSPNGGDGTTVTEKLSQQHQQPLTSSSSTTTISEQQQDQTSVFIIGDFYSSFNAQRQIRFIVHRSITAPSSSSSSTTATAPSTLSVPSSATSTTTSSQPLTTTTTTTTTTASSSELTTKSSVESQSSKPSDGTSTIKDQQSSSSVDDTKTSSTTTVTTSAIISSTANNKNTASLSSSNIATDTTTATEPISDSTKPES; via the exons ATGagattgaaaatggaaactTCGGGTAATGGAAAGATGCCGAAGACTCCTGGAATAGCTTCTGGTACATCAACAACCACACAGCAACAGAATGgttcagcagcagcagcagcagctagTACCGGTAGTGGTGGTCTTGTTGGTTCAACCATTGGCAATCGTACGGGAGGAACAGGCagtattggtggtggtggtggtggtgttcatcatcagaatggTTCATCAGCCAAACATCGAACTtcgaaaatttcaacaaccgGTATTGGTGGTCCTAGTGTAATGGGTGGTCCAGCAACACCATCTTCAtcaacgtcatcatcattgccaacGCCTGGAGCTTCATCAACGGCTGCATCTTGGCCTCAATTTCGTTTTGCCACCACATTACCATTAAg aaTATTAGTGTTAAAGGATTTAGTTGGCGCAATCATTGGCCGTGGCGGTGGAACCATCAGACAAATCACACAAGAAACACATGCCCGTGTCGATGTTCATCGAAAGGAAAGTTCATCGGCAAACGaaaatatcattatgatttatGGTAATCCAGACAATTGTTCACAAGCATGTCGCCGCATATTGGAAGTCATGCAACAAGAGGccaaatcattgaatcgtCCTGATGAGATTCAATTAAAGATACTTGCTTCCAACAATCTTATTGGCCGTATAATTGGTAAAGGTGGTAACACAATTAGACGTATTATGCAACAGACTGACACTAAAATCACAATTAACAG tGCCAATCTTGCTTCACAATATCAACTAGAGAGAATCATATCAATCTCGGGTCAGTTAGAAAGTATGTGTAAAGCCGAAGTGATGATTAGTCAAAAGTTACGCCAATGTTTTGAAAGTGATTGCATGCAATATCAACAATCTTTaatgtatcatcatccaacTGGTTTTCATCATTCCTCGTTACCTCCTTCATCGTTATTAACACCTGGTCAATCAGCTACAACCGGACCACTGGGTATACCATATTCGTTGGGTCCAGGATCACATCCACAACAGCAGCCACAGCCAATGTCTTATCCACCATTAGGTGCATCGCCCACCTGTACGAATATACCACCATCTGCTTTGATTGGTCGATCATCTGCCGTTATGGGCAGTTCGTCAGTCACATCGCCAACAACCAGTGCCACTGGACCAGTTCCGGGTGGTTCTCAGCCACATCAGTTACCTTCTTCTTCAACGCAAGGGCCAGCAGCTACAACAGCATTTTACAATCCATATAATTTTGCACCTTTCATGTATTCACCTCACGGTCCACAAAGTAGTTTTGGTGCACCTACTGCTCCATTTATTGGCGCTGGATCTGGGACACAGAATGTTCCATCGCCATACATGAGTActtatttatattcatcaatgcTGCCAAATTTGGATAATGTTAAAGAAACAGTCACGATATACATACCGAATTCTGTGGTTGGTGCCATTATTGGACGTGGTGGATCGACCATTCgtgaaatgatgaacaattctGGAGCCGTAATCAAg GTTgctcaaatgaatgaagaagatACAAGTTCATCGACTGCTATTGAAAGCAGCAGTAGTGCTATTAGCAAGCCTTTAGAACGTCGTGTAACGATTTACGGAAATGCATTTTCACAGAATCAAGCacaattttttgtatttcaaaAAGTTTATACAGAATTAtccaatcaattatcaatgacTGCCAGCCCTGCAACTATTTGTCCTTATGGTGATCCGGCCATTTTAAAAGTAGAAATAATGGTGCCCACGAATCAAGTTCGACGTATTATTGGAAAAGGTGGTTCCGTTATTACCGAATTACAGCGGACATCGGGCGCtacaatcaaattatcaaaagAAAGTAGAAGTGATTCAACAACgtcttcaacatcatcatcatcacagccaacgataacaacaacagcgacgaCGACAGTAAAATCATCAGTAACATCACCAGAAgaaccatcatcaccgaATGGTGGCGATGGAACGACAGTTACGGAAAAATTAAGCCAACAACATCAGCAACcgttaacatcatcatcatcgacgacGACAATTAGTGAACAACAGCAAGATCAGACTTCGGTTTTTATAATTggtgatttttattcatcattcaatgctCAAAGACAGATTCGTTTTATTGTACATCGATCAATTACagctccatcatcatcatcatcgtcaacaacAGCTACTGCTCCATCAACATTGTCTGTGCCTTCTTCCGCAACATCGACAACGACGAGTAGTCAGccattaacaacaacgacgacgacaacaacaacaaccgcaAGTAGTAGTGAGTTGACGACAAAATCATCTGTTGAATCTCAATCATCTAAACCAAGTGATGGAACATCAACGATAAAAGATCAACAATCGTCGTCAAGTGTTGATGATACTAAAACTAGTAGTACGACGACGGTGACAACTTCCGcaataatatcatcaactgcgaacaataaaaacactgcctctttatcatcatcgaatattgCTACTGATACGACGACGGCGACTGAGCCAATATCCGATTCCACAAAACCAGAAtcttga